In one Neobacillus sp. WH10 genomic region, the following are encoded:
- a CDS encoding GNAT family N-acetyltransferase, whose amino-acid sequence MEIRLLNPSDAESYWALRLEALKQNPEAFLSSYEESVKRENPVEQVARTFTAEGNYTFGAFDNEELIGVVTLLQEDRVKIRHRANIFAMYVTQKKQGLGVGKALLTEAINKAKEIETIEKINLGVTASNQKAKQLYHKLGFKTYGIEENALIVDGVHYDDEYMVLHLIRERKIT is encoded by the coding sequence ATGGAAATTAGATTGCTAAATCCATCAGACGCTGAAAGTTATTGGGCATTACGATTAGAAGCACTGAAGCAAAATCCAGAGGCATTTTTATCAAGCTATGAAGAATCCGTAAAAAGGGAAAATCCTGTTGAACAGGTTGCCCGTACGTTTACCGCAGAAGGAAACTACACTTTTGGAGCGTTTGACAATGAAGAACTAATTGGAGTTGTTACACTGCTTCAGGAGGATCGGGTGAAAATCCGTCACCGTGCGAACATTTTTGCTATGTATGTCACTCAAAAGAAACAAGGATTAGGCGTTGGGAAAGCATTGCTGACAGAAGCAATCAACAAAGCCAAAGAAATCGAAACTATTGAAAAAATTAATTTAGGCGTAACTGCAAGTAATCAAAAAGCGAAACAGCTTTATCATAAACTAGGCTTTAAAACGTACGGAATAGAAGAAAATGCACTAATTGTAGATGGTGTTCATTATGATGATGAATACATGGTTCTGCATTTAATTAGGGAAAGGAAGATTACATGA
- a CDS encoding GNAT family protein, whose product MIKGTNIYIRPFLTKDAEALLELFMENRDFFEKFSMERNETFYTIEFQLERIKQYEEDSRTDQAYNFGIFKHDGTLIGTINLFQVLRGALQGAFIGYFLDKKHNGRGYTTEAAKLLVGYAFNELKLHRIEAGVMPHNIGSIRVLEKSGFHKEGIALKNVKINGKWEDHQVLAIINPDDES is encoded by the coding sequence ATGATTAAAGGAACAAACATTTATATAAGACCATTTTTAACAAAAGATGCTGAAGCCCTGCTTGAATTATTTATGGAGAATCGCGATTTCTTTGAAAAGTTTTCGATGGAGCGGAATGAGACTTTTTATACGATTGAATTCCAGCTTGAGAGAATTAAGCAATATGAAGAAGACAGTCGAACCGATCAAGCATATAATTTTGGGATTTTTAAACATGATGGAACATTGATTGGTACTATTAATCTATTTCAAGTCCTAAGAGGCGCGCTTCAAGGTGCGTTCATTGGATATTTTTTAGATAAGAAGCATAACGGAAGAGGCTATACAACAGAAGCAGCAAAGCTGTTGGTGGGATATGCGTTTAATGAACTGAAATTGCATCGAATTGAAGCTGGCGTCATGCCTCACAATATCGGCTCGATTCGAGTATTGGAGAAATCAGGTTTTCATAAAGAAGGAATCGCATTGAAGAATGTGAAGATTAACGGGAAATGGGAAGACCATCAGGTGTTGGCGATAATTAATCCGGATGATGAAAGTTAA
- a CDS encoding YbaN family protein, producing MNNFFKFIFILIGFLSLGLGILGIILPLLPTTPLLLLASFCFVKGSERFEHWFKGTALYKRYLENFVNERAMTLQQKLTILLFADAMIAIAFFFLDNTILRIMLLLIVLYKYYYFIYKIKTIQVVKAEPK from the coding sequence ATAAATAATTTTTTTAAATTTATCTTTATTTTAATAGGATTTTTATCTCTGGGTCTCGGCATTTTGGGGATAATTTTACCCTTATTACCAACCACTCCGCTATTACTTTTAGCATCCTTCTGCTTTGTAAAGGGATCAGAACGGTTTGAGCACTGGTTCAAAGGGACAGCACTCTACAAACGTTATTTGGAGAACTTCGTTAATGAGAGGGCTATGACCTTACAACAGAAACTTACCATCTTGTTATTTGCTGATGCAATGATCGCCATCGCCTTCTTCTTCCTCGACAATACCATTTTGAGGATCATGCTGCTCTTAATCGTTTTGTATAAATACTATTATTTCATCTACAAAATAAAGACGATCCAGGTTGTAAAAGCGGAACCAAAATAA
- a CDS encoding DUF2269 family protein, which produces MITFYKVIVFIHIFSAILGMGPGFILTTVVKSGSTMTELRHSYKIRHKLHIFVMIGGALLLITGLTMGLLNPSLFRMGWYVTSLVLFLAALAIGPLVLSPRSKPIKALLESHKGDEIPEEYWRLSKILFRYEHLENAIFLIIIALMILKPF; this is translated from the coding sequence GTGATTACTTTCTACAAGGTTATTGTATTCATTCATATTTTTTCAGCTATTTTGGGTATGGGGCCAGGGTTTATTTTAACAACTGTTGTTAAATCTGGGAGTACAATGACCGAGTTAAGACATTCCTATAAAATTAGACATAAATTACATATTTTTGTGATGATTGGCGGCGCCCTATTACTGATTACAGGTCTGACCATGGGATTATTAAATCCAAGCTTGTTTCGAATGGGGTGGTATGTAACAAGTCTTGTACTTTTTCTGGCAGCACTCGCCATTGGTCCGCTCGTCTTATCACCGAGGTCCAAACCTATTAAAGCTCTATTAGAATCTCATAAAGGCGATGAGATTCCTGAAGAGTATTGGCGATTATCAAAAATTCTGTTTCGATATGAACACCTTGAAAATGCGATTTTTTTAATCATCATCGCCCTCATGATCTTAAAACCATTTTAA
- a CDS encoding alpha/beta hydrolase-fold protein has product MLEKFPVYMTAFRQERMIRVYLPESYINESKRYPVLYMHDGQNVFEDEGAIKGVSLGIKDYLDESGLEIIVVGIDLNPEGEERVNEYCPWANGEISKQILGYASPSGGRGEEYLDFVINELKPFIDNKYRTLPNHTSMAGISLGGLISTYAACRYPHIFKRIAAVSPGFYRNQEEIENLLRNSDMSAIEKFYMDFGTKEIGENEEMFKVFLDLTNRVVEILNDKEVNLHYQLINDAEHAYIFFRKRVPEMLSYLFSDIDKAN; this is encoded by the coding sequence ATGTTAGAAAAATTTCCTGTTTATATGACAGCTTTTAGGCAAGAAAGAATGATTAGAGTATACCTTCCGGAAAGCTATATTAATGAAAGTAAGAGATATCCCGTCCTATACATGCATGACGGGCAAAATGTTTTTGAAGATGAAGGTGCGATTAAAGGGGTATCCTTAGGGATAAAAGACTACTTAGATGAGAGCGGTCTAGAAATCATTGTCGTAGGGATTGATCTAAATCCAGAGGGTGAGGAACGTGTCAATGAATACTGCCCATGGGCAAATGGAGAAATCAGCAAACAAATATTAGGTTATGCCAGTCCATCAGGCGGCAGGGGCGAAGAATATCTAGATTTTGTGATAAATGAGCTTAAACCTTTCATAGACAATAAGTACCGCACACTACCGAATCACACTTCGATGGCAGGAATCTCCTTAGGAGGCCTAATTTCAACTTATGCTGCCTGCCGTTATCCTCATATTTTTAAAAGAATTGCTGCCGTATCACCTGGTTTTTATCGGAACCAAGAGGAAATCGAGAATCTATTAAGAAACTCCGACATGTCCGCCATTGAGAAATTCTACATGGACTTTGGAACAAAAGAAATAGGCGAAAATGAAGAAATGTTTAAAGTATTCCTCGATTTAACGAATAGAGTCGTTGAAATATTGAACGACAAAGAAGTAAATCTTCACTATCAACTGATTAATGATGCCGAACATGCCTATATATTTTTTAGAAAAAGAGTCCCTGAAATGTTGTCATACCTATTTTCAGATATTGATAAGGCAAATTGA
- a CDS encoding GGDEF domain-containing protein, protein MFCKQFESLDELKRSVYLWVIPCIFIALILNTLMQNVDVENILDFIINSTLTVWFVISWIFLYKNRFIRFIEYSNLILISVYHVTTFFDAVHNYLNQIGGSLGDFIVWMPIYFMFVFLTLGIKRGFYFSIGIFAITLTDGITYMNRLSLVSIDSLFQYYFASFVYIIVFLYAQHMFKSCAKVEMFKKYAYIDALTGIANRHQIDEWLENKLNDCQEMHMSFSIIFFDIDHFKTVNDLYGHKIGDSVLKELAELIQINLTKRDLLGRWGGEEFIVITDVLGKDAERLAELLREKVEEHSFNGAGRLTASFGVTQSHTDDTIDSLLSRADEGLYQSKNCGRNMVSTIC, encoded by the coding sequence ATGTTTTGTAAACAATTTGAATCACTTGATGAACTCAAGAGAAGTGTATACCTGTGGGTTATTCCATGTATTTTTATTGCACTTATTTTAAATACACTAATGCAAAATGTTGATGTTGAAAATATACTTGATTTTATTATAAATAGTACACTTACAGTTTGGTTTGTAATCAGTTGGATTTTTCTATATAAGAATCGTTTTATACGGTTTATTGAGTATTCTAATTTGATTTTGATCAGTGTGTACCATGTCACCACATTTTTTGATGCCGTCCATAATTACTTGAATCAAATTGGCGGATCTTTAGGTGACTTTATTGTTTGGATGCCAATCTACTTTATGTTTGTTTTTTTAACCCTGGGGATAAAGCGTGGTTTTTACTTTTCAATAGGTATTTTCGCCATTACTTTGACAGATGGAATCACGTACATGAACCGCCTTTCCTTAGTGTCGATTGATTCCTTATTCCAATATTACTTCGCAAGCTTTGTCTATATTATTGTCTTTTTATATGCCCAGCATATGTTTAAGTCATGTGCCAAGGTGGAAATGTTTAAAAAGTACGCCTACATAGATGCCTTAACGGGAATTGCCAACCGGCATCAAATTGATGAATGGCTAGAAAATAAGTTAAACGACTGCCAAGAAATGCACATGAGTTTTTCCATCATCTTTTTTGATATCGATCATTTTAAGACGGTTAATGACCTTTATGGACATAAAATTGGTGACTCCGTTTTAAAGGAGTTGGCTGAACTTATCCAAATTAACCTAACCAAACGTGACCTTTTAGGCCGTTGGGGCGGGGAAGAGTTTATTGTGATCACCGATGTTTTAGGGAAGGATGCTGAAAGACTTGCTGAACTTCTTAGAGAAAAGGTTGAAGAACATAGTTTTAATGGCGCGGGTCGACTTACTGCAAGTTTTGGCGTGACACAATCTCACACTGATGATACGATTGATTCCTTATTGAGCAGGGCAGACGAAGGATTATACCAATCAAAGAACTGTGGCAGAAACATGGTTAGTACTATTTGTTAG
- a CDS encoding RNA polymerase sigma factor: MESIKDQLFFQWYEEYSVSLLKYIFAIVHEPQTAEDLLQETFLKVYEKYDSIQDVAKVKSFLFRAAHNTTMDFFRKESKVKKLLNVLKKENVKYPSTEKIVEIKEEGRMLLTALKRLKPSQREVFVLRKMKEFSIKETAEILEWSEAKVKTTLHRATNNLEKFLLMEDETIEWSTTVSL; this comes from the coding sequence ATGGAGTCGATTAAAGATCAACTATTTTTTCAGTGGTATGAGGAGTATAGTGTGTCCCTTTTAAAATACATATTCGCAATCGTTCATGAACCTCAAACGGCAGAGGATCTGTTACAGGAAACCTTTCTTAAGGTTTATGAAAAATATGACAGTATTCAAGACGTGGCTAAGGTGAAAAGCTTTTTATTTAGAGCAGCACATAATACAACGATGGATTTTTTTCGCAAAGAATCGAAAGTTAAAAAGCTGCTGAATGTCCTTAAAAAAGAGAATGTTAAATATCCCTCAACAGAAAAAATAGTAGAAATAAAAGAAGAAGGCAGAATGTTATTAACAGCTTTGAAACGACTAAAGCCGTCACAACGTGAGGTATTTGTGTTACGAAAAATGAAGGAGTTTTCTATAAAAGAAACTGCGGAAATATTAGAGTGGTCAGAGGCCAAAGTAAAAACCACTCTCCACAGAGCCACCAATAATCTTGAAAAATTCTTATTGATGGAGGATGAAACAATTGAATGGTCGACAACCGTTAGTTTATAA
- a CDS encoding penicillin-binding protein 2 — MKKKKKGNVSFRINIIFFVVFILFSTLILRLGMLQIVLGENFQREIDQKEIVPINSSVPRGKIYDTNGKLVVGNKPLKAITYTRPSSVTQDEMLDVATELANLINKDSEEDFKSITKRDRQDFWIMQHPNLANAKITKKDKARLQKKELDKKEYDKAIYDLTRERITEEELNSFSKQKLEVLAIFREMSSGQALTPHIIKNKDVTDEEYAVVSEHLDSLPGVDTTTDWDRDFVLKDAEGNGPLSSVLGKVTSSKEGLPKDSLDYLLAQGYSRNDRVGKSYIEQQYEEVLQGQKETVRNVTDKSGNVLESQVFKEGKSGNDLILSIDIELQQKVDAIIQDKLSQAKVGQPYMDRALVSVMNPKTGEMLAMAGKQYVVDNETKKTEVRDFALGNMTTSYSMGSVVKGATVLTGYQTGAIVPGQSLYDQPLKFKGTDVKKSWNSVGFGFIDDLYALKRSSNVYMFLTAMKIGGQQTYIPNGPLSIDKVAAINKFRKNFAQFGLGVRTGIDLPGEQTGYGAGQIPPLAGNVLDFAIGQYDTYTPLQLVQYISTIANGGFRIQPHLAKEIRKPNNNSDELGPIIQEINPTILNKVDMKESWIKHVQEGLKLVVNDPQGTGFGTIKNKQYKIAGKTGTAEALYDGPLPGHPMLWNVTFVGYAPYDNPEIALSVVVPWSTTDKTHTNLEIADEIFKAYFDLKNARLNQGLDTSSTTQNVETNNDANE; from the coding sequence ATGAAAAAAAAGAAAAAAGGGAATGTCTCATTTAGAATAAACATCATATTCTTTGTTGTCTTTATATTATTTTCAACTCTCATTCTTCGACTAGGAATGTTACAGATTGTACTTGGAGAAAATTTTCAGCGGGAGATAGACCAAAAAGAGATTGTTCCAATTAATTCATCTGTGCCGCGGGGAAAAATATATGATACGAACGGAAAACTGGTTGTTGGAAATAAACCTTTAAAAGCCATTACTTATACTCGCCCCAGTTCTGTTACACAAGATGAAATGTTAGACGTTGCAACGGAATTAGCTAATCTCATTAATAAAGACTCAGAGGAAGATTTCAAATCAATTACAAAGCGAGATCGTCAAGACTTCTGGATCATGCAACATCCCAATTTAGCTAATGCCAAAATAACGAAAAAAGATAAAGCTAGGCTACAGAAAAAAGAGTTAGATAAAAAGGAATATGATAAGGCAATTTATGATTTAACAAGGGAAAGAATTACGGAAGAAGAACTAAATTCTTTTTCGAAACAAAAGCTAGAAGTATTGGCAATTTTTCGCGAGATGTCTAGCGGGCAAGCGTTAACACCCCATATCATAAAAAATAAAGATGTGACCGATGAAGAGTATGCGGTTGTAAGTGAACACCTTGATTCCTTACCAGGGGTGGATACAACAACGGATTGGGACAGGGATTTTGTATTAAAAGATGCGGAAGGGAATGGACCATTAAGCTCCGTTTTAGGGAAAGTAACAAGTTCAAAAGAAGGATTGCCTAAAGATAGTCTCGATTACTTACTAGCTCAGGGATATAGCAGAAATGATCGTGTTGGAAAGAGCTATATTGAACAGCAGTATGAGGAAGTCTTGCAAGGTCAAAAAGAAACGGTAAGGAATGTTACGGATAAATCAGGAAATGTTTTGGAATCTCAAGTCTTTAAAGAAGGAAAAAGTGGGAATGATTTAATTTTATCAATTGATATTGAACTTCAACAAAAGGTTGATGCGATAATTCAAGATAAACTAAGTCAGGCTAAAGTTGGTCAGCCCTATATGGATAGAGCCTTAGTCTCCGTTATGAATCCAAAAACAGGGGAAATGCTTGCTATGGCCGGTAAGCAATATGTAGTAGATAATGAAACGAAAAAAACCGAAGTGAGAGATTTTGCATTAGGAAACATGACCACTTCCTATTCAATGGGTTCTGTTGTAAAGGGAGCAACCGTATTAACCGGGTATCAAACAGGAGCAATCGTTCCAGGGCAAAGCTTATATGACCAACCTTTGAAGTTTAAGGGTACAGATGTTAAAAAATCATGGAATTCGGTAGGATTTGGTTTTATTGATGATTTATATGCTTTAAAAAGATCATCCAACGTATATATGTTCTTAACAGCTATGAAAATTGGCGGGCAACAAACGTATATCCCAAATGGGCCGTTAAGCATCGACAAAGTTGCAGCTATAAACAAATTCCGAAAAAACTTTGCTCAATTTGGATTAGGGGTTAGAACGGGAATCGATCTCCCTGGTGAACAAACGGGATACGGTGCTGGACAAATCCCGCCTCTTGCCGGTAATGTTTTAGACTTTGCGATAGGACAATATGACACATATACGCCATTACAACTTGTTCAGTATATTTCAACCATTGCAAATGGTGGTTTTCGGATTCAACCGCATTTAGCAAAAGAAATTCGGAAGCCAAATAATAATTCGGATGAACTAGGTCCTATTATTCAAGAAATTAATCCAACTATATTAAATAAAGTGGATATGAAAGAATCTTGGATTAAACATGTTCAAGAGGGGTTAAAATTGGTCGTCAATGATCCCCAAGGCACAGGATTTGGCACAATCAAAAATAAACAATATAAGATTGCTGGGAAGACAGGAACAGCAGAAGCATTATATGATGGGCCTTTACCAGGCCACCCAATGTTATGGAATGTAACCTTTGTCGGTTATGCTCCATATGACAATCCTGAAATTGCTCTTTCAGTTGTTGTCCCATGGTCAACCACTGATAAAACACATACAAATTTAGAAATAGCTGATGAAATTTTTAAAGCATATTTTGATTTAAAAAACGCTCGCTTAAACCAAGGATTAGATACATCTAGTACTACTCAAAATGTTGAAACCAATAATGATGCAAATGAATAG
- a CDS encoding GNAT family N-acetyltransferase, which translates to MNILLQKVLELDLAYLDTFTNRQNTTWGSLFYNEEQPSYFDANHAHIHEVPENPRDVIEEVIQFYQERNIIPRFYLYNLEKLAPFIKELDSYKFGFEELVSPIQIWNKEINGHKRNDRVTIERVTEDNFYDALEIECNIKEFGGREVREKAFPEEFKHPAFTHYLLRYDGEACATACIFEHGDQARMESVATKEEFRGKGLIGELIYFLQAEVKKRGMENLWVFPINEKIEKVYAKYGFTTAGKFITGHAFLGGRSIKEIQEG; encoded by the coding sequence TTGAACATACTACTACAAAAGGTCTTGGAGCTTGATCTAGCTTACCTTGATACCTTTACAAACCGACAAAACACAACTTGGGGTTCCCTTTTTTATAATGAAGAACAGCCGTCCTATTTTGATGCTAATCATGCGCATATTCATGAGGTTCCCGAAAATCCCAGGGATGTGATAGAAGAAGTGATTCAGTTTTATCAGGAAAGAAATATAATACCGCGCTTTTATCTTTATAATCTTGAAAAACTAGCTCCTTTCATTAAAGAATTAGATTCTTACAAATTTGGCTTTGAGGAACTAGTCAGCCCAATTCAAATCTGGAACAAAGAAATCAATGGGCATAAAAGAAATGATCGCGTTACGATTGAAAGAGTGACGGAAGATAATTTTTATGACGCATTAGAAATTGAATGCAATATTAAGGAGTTTGGCGGAAGGGAAGTGAGGGAAAAGGCTTTTCCTGAGGAGTTTAAACACCCTGCTTTCACTCATTATCTTCTTCGATATGATGGGGAAGCATGTGCAACAGCTTGTATATTTGAACATGGTGATCAAGCGCGTATGGAGAGCGTCGCAACGAAGGAGGAGTTTAGAGGAAAGGGTCTAATTGGCGAGCTGATCTACTTTTTGCAGGCAGAAGTGAAGAAAAGGGGAATGGAGAATTTATGGGTTTTTCCGATAAATGAGAAAATCGAAAAGGTTTATGCGAAATATGGATTTACAACAGCAGGTAAATTTATTACCGGTCATGCCTTTTTAGGTGGGAGAAGTATTAAAGAAATTCAGGAAGGCTGA
- a CDS encoding DUF4179 domain-containing protein: MKDIYELLNDLNIDENEFEEMEVNELEKAHIKRSLKKEINKKKKRNSWKKSVTAASIIVGLSVTTFVAYPAYAGNIPVIEDIFRFFDNGKPGFYNNKKENSQNKETGLYYDYKKFSSELNITKESNGVKITINDAVFDGKTLTLTYTIESEQDLGNADITMPRITGMKAYGGTGKTSKIDTNKYVGILTVSNIEDKKLDVAHINWDIDHIQNPDNQTVIKGDWKFAFSLNATDSKIQLTDGIAEKNGVKVSIGKISFNPMSFTVYYDQEVTEMVKNKWDGVDVELEIKDDLGNIYSGEDNGGMRKDSSYHVSGSKTFEKLDPNATKLIITPHITLRDYNSDNFASVEITNDGKKEISLPEKPGKGKEEFVLEDIIIKIQK, translated from the coding sequence ATGAAAGATATCTATGAATTATTAAATGATCTTAACATAGACGAGAATGAATTTGAGGAAATGGAAGTAAATGAACTAGAAAAGGCACACATAAAAAGGTCGTTAAAAAAAGAAATAAATAAGAAGAAAAAAAGGAACAGCTGGAAAAAGAGCGTTACCGCTGCGTCCATTATAGTAGGTTTATCAGTAACAACCTTTGTAGCCTACCCTGCCTATGCTGGAAACATCCCCGTAATTGAAGATATTTTTCGATTTTTCGATAATGGAAAGCCGGGATTTTACAATAACAAAAAAGAAAATAGTCAAAATAAAGAAACGGGACTTTATTATGATTATAAAAAATTCTCCAGCGAATTAAATATCACGAAGGAAAGTAATGGAGTTAAAATCACGATTAATGATGCCGTTTTTGATGGGAAGACATTAACTTTAACTTATACCATTGAAAGTGAACAGGATTTAGGTAATGCAGATATTACTATGCCAAGAATAACAGGTATGAAAGCTTATGGCGGAACAGGTAAAACTTCTAAAATTGATACAAATAAATATGTGGGCATACTCACTGTTAGTAATATAGAAGATAAGAAATTAGATGTTGCTCATATTAACTGGGATATTGATCACATTCAGAACCCAGATAATCAGACCGTGATAAAAGGGGATTGGAAATTTGCTTTTAGTCTAAATGCTACAGATAGCAAAATCCAATTAACTGATGGCATCGCTGAAAAAAATGGTGTAAAAGTAAGTATCGGAAAAATTTCTTTCAACCCGATGTCTTTTACCGTTTATTATGACCAAGAGGTTACAGAAATGGTTAAAAACAAATGGGATGGTGTCGATGTTGAATTAGAAATAAAAGACGACTTAGGGAACATATACTCAGGAGAAGATAATGGGGGAATGAGAAAGGATAGCTCTTATCATGTGAGTGGAAGTAAAACATTCGAAAAATTAGACCCGAATGCAACGAAGCTCATAATCACTCCCCATATCACCTTGAGGGATTACAATTCTGATAATTTTGCTTCAGTAGAAATAACGAATGATGGAAAAAAGGAAATCTCATTACCAGAAAAGCCAGGTAAAGGGAAGGAAGAGTTTGTATTAGAGGACATTATTATTAAGATACAGAAATAA
- a CDS encoding sigma-70 family RNA polymerase sigma factor, translating into MKANDTNYIQRLQQQKEDALEFIVDKYLPLIKGITCKVLIPLNNKGVIEECINDIFLSIWDHSKKFQGDSNDFKKWICAIAKFKAIDYYRKVNKQIEFTSNTLDLNTEKSIEDELIILEDRMELIKLINQLEPMERDIFIMKFFLGIKTEEISIKLGLTKASIDNRIYRGKKKLNKKASNLKLGENGI; encoded by the coding sequence ATGAAGGCCAATGATACAAATTATATACAGCGACTGCAGCAACAAAAAGAAGACGCATTAGAATTTATTGTTGATAAATATTTGCCATTAATCAAGGGGATCACTTGTAAAGTTCTCATTCCCCTTAATAACAAAGGTGTTATAGAGGAATGTATTAATGATATATTTCTTTCAATCTGGGATCATTCAAAAAAGTTTCAAGGGGATTCAAATGATTTCAAGAAATGGATTTGTGCCATTGCGAAGTTTAAAGCCATTGATTATTACAGAAAAGTAAATAAACAAATAGAATTCACTTCCAACACTTTGGATTTGAATACAGAAAAATCAATTGAAGATGAACTAATAATCCTAGAAGATCGGATGGAATTAATCAAGTTAATCAATCAATTAGAGCCTATGGAGCGAGATATTTTTATCATGAAGTTCTTTCTTGGAATAAAGACGGAGGAAATATCAATAAAACTGGGCTTAACGAAAGCTTCGATTGACAATCGAATTTATAGAGGAAAAAAGAAACTAAATAAAAAAGCATCTAACCTTAAGTTGGGGGAAAATGGCATATGA